GAATCGTAGTAATGACTATTCCAACTTCTAAAGCTAAAAAAGTGATTTTGTTTCAGGGTGATTCTATTACGGATGGAAGCCGTGGTCGTGATGAAGATCCCAATCATATTCTAGGACATAGCTATGCATATATCATTGGCGGTAAGCTAGGCAACGAAAGGGCTGAGCAGAATCTCGTGTTCTATAACCGTGGAATTAGTGGGGATCGGATCTCCGATTTATATGCACGCTGGAATGAGGATGCGATTTACCTTCAACCGAATATCATCAGTATTTTAATTGGTGTTAATGATCTTTGGAGAACAATGAAAGGGGAACCAAGTGGTATAACGGACCGCTTTGAACGTGCGTACCGTCATGTGCTTGAAGAAACTGGGGAAGTACTTCCGCAAACGAAGCTGGTCTTGTGTGAGCCTTTTATTCTAAATACCGGAGCTCCGGCAGAACAATGGGACGAATGGAAAGAGCGGATTACTCATTATCAGGGTGTTGTTAAGCAGCTTGCAGAGGAATTTAATGCTGTGTTTGTTCCTTTACAGGAAGCATTTGATGCAGCTACTCGTAGAATAGATCCAGCCTACTGGCTGTGGGACGGCGTTCACCCGACAGCGGCTGGGCATGATCTGATTGCTGGGGAGTGGCTGAAGATCGTAGAGAAAAGCGGTCTTTTAAACGACTAGTGAAATAAAGGTTTCCCCTTATCTTTATTTATGCACCTACTGATTACTCAGCGGGTGCATAGATAAGAGATATATGATAGTTATTCAGAAACTCGATCCATTCCTCAGAAGGCTTCTCGTCTGTAACGATATAATCCACTCGATCGAAACTAAATAATTTAATGAACGCAGTCCTGTCGAACTTAGAGTGATCTGCGAGCAGAACTACTTTATTCGCCTGCTGTTGCATAAGAATCTTCAATTCACTTTCTTCTTCGTTCGAATCACTGAGCCCACCAGTCATAGACAACGCTTTACAGCTGAATATGGCTACGTCCACATTATATTTTTGAATAGTCTGTGAGGCGGTATGTCCAACGAAGGAGCTAGTCTCGGGGCCTAGTATTCCACCAGTAGAAATTAGCTTTTGCCCAGAATGTTGAAATTCGGATAATACAACCAAAGAATTCGTAATAATCGTCAGATTGTTTTTCTCCTCTATAATTCTCCGTAAAGCCTCAAAAACTGTTGAACTCGTATCCGTCACCAAACTGTCCCCATCATTAATTAATTGGAGGACATGATCAGCTATCGTACGTTTGGCCTCAATATTTACCTGATGTCTACTCACATAGGGAGGGTCCTCATTCGTGTGGGCATTAAGGATTGCACCGCCATAATTTTTCTTGGCAAGTCCTTCCTTGTCCAGTTTATCCAGATCCCGCCGAATGGTCTCTTCCGAGACATTGAATTTTTGCGCCAGCTGAGCGACATGGACTTTCTTTTGTCTATACAGCTCATTAATGATTAGATCCCGCCGTTCAAATGCTTTCATCCGTTCACTCACCTCTATCATCATCTACTTCCTAGTTTACTACATTGCCCAATAAATCAAAGAAATAACCTCATATTCACATAATACCACAGTATAATAATATTAATACCACATAAAACCACATAATTTATCTATAAATGTGTTGTTTTATGTTGACTAAAGCGTTTCCATATTTTATGATGAAGGAGAAATAGGTCCATTACCGATGATACTAAGATGATCTTGAGGAGGAACAGCAGTGATAGAAAACTATCCGAAAATTGGCATCCGCCCGACCATTGATGGCAGAAGAAGAGGGGTTCGCGAATCGTTAGAAGCTCAAACCATGGGTATGGCTCAGCGGGTAGCTAAGTTTATTGAAGAGAACTTATTTTATCCGGATGGCCGCCCCGTAGAGTGCATTATTGCCGATTCTACGATTGGTGGTGTGAAAGAAGCTGCTGCTGCGGCTCAGAAATTTGCCGGGGCTAATGTTGGCGTATCGATTACTGTGACCCCTTGCTGGTGTTATGGTTCTGAAACGATGGATATGGATGTCTCAATCCCACATGCGGTTTGGGGATTTAACGGAACGGAACGCCCAGGTGCGGTATATCTAGCTGCTGTTCTCTCTGCTTATGCACAAAAAGGAATTCCAGCGTTTGGTATCTATGGTGAGGATGTTCAGGAGTCTAGCAGTGAGGAGATTCCAGCGGATGTGCAGACTAAATTGCTGCAGTTCGCCAAAGCTGGGTTGGCTGTCGCTCAAATGAGAGGGAAATCCTATTTATCAATGGGTTCTGTTTCGATGGGGATTGCTGGATCGATTGTGAATGAACAGTTCTTCCAAGAGTATCTGGGAATGCGTAATGAATATATAGATATGTCAGAATATGTACGCCGCTTTGAAGAGGAGATTTATGATAAAGAGGAATATAAGCGAGCACTCGCGTGGACCAAAGAAAACTGCCAAGTTGGTGCCGATAATAATCCGAAGCATCTGCAAATAAGTGATGATGAGAAAGAGAAGCAGTGGGAGACTTGTGTGAAAATGACATTGATCGCCCGTGATCTGATGATCGGAAATCCTGTTCTCGCTGAGCTGGGCTTTGAGGAAGAGGCCAACGGTCATAATGCGATTGTGGGTGGGTTTCAAGGTCAGCGCCAATGGACGGATCATTTTCCTAATGGGGATTTCATGGAAACGATACTGAACTCCTCTTTTGACTGGAATGGCAAACGTACACCTTATATCGTAGCGACAGAGAATGATAGCCTGAACGGAGTAACGATGCTGTTCAATTATTTGCTTACGAATACTGCACAAATTTTTGCGGATGTC
This genomic stretch from Paenibacillus sp. FSL H7-0737 harbors:
- a CDS encoding L-fucose isomerase → MIENYPKIGIRPTIDGRRRGVRESLEAQTMGMAQRVAKFIEENLFYPDGRPVECIIADSTIGGVKEAAAAAQKFAGANVGVSITVTPCWCYGSETMDMDVSIPHAVWGFNGTERPGAVYLAAVLSAYAQKGIPAFGIYGEDVQESSSEEIPADVQTKLLQFAKAGLAVAQMRGKSYLSMGSVSMGIAGSIVNEQFFQEYLGMRNEYIDMSEYVRRFEEEIYDKEEYKRALAWTKENCQVGADNNPKHLQISDDEKEKQWETCVKMTLIARDLMIGNPVLAELGFEEEANGHNAIVGGFQGQRQWTDHFPNGDFMETILNSSFDWNGKRTPYIVATENDSLNGVTMLFNYLLTNTAQIFADVRTFWSPDAVKRVTGHQLEGEAAHGILHLINSGSAALDGTGEQTIDGKPAIKPFWEISEDEVEACLSHTQFRPASQEYFRGGGFSTDYLTKGGMPVTMARMNLVKGLGPVLQLVEGHTVELPEDVHHTLDQRTDPTWPTTWFAPKLTNSGSFQSVYDVMNNWGANHGAISYGHIGADLITLASILRIPVSMHNVEESRIFRPRVWSLFGTEDLEGADYRACQNFGPLY
- a CDS encoding DeoR/GlpR family DNA-binding transcription regulator, with product MKAFERRDLIINELYRQKKVHVAQLAQKFNVSEETIRRDLDKLDKEGLAKKNYGGAILNAHTNEDPPYVSRHQVNIEAKRTIADHVLQLINDGDSLVTDTSSTVFEALRRIIEEKNNLTIITNSLVVLSEFQHSGQKLISTGGILGPETSSFVGHTASQTIQKYNVDVAIFSCKALSMTGGLSDSNEEESELKILMQQQANKVVLLADHSKFDRTAFIKLFSFDRVDYIVTDEKPSEEWIEFLNNYHISLIYAPAE
- a CDS encoding SGNH/GDSL hydrolase family protein, with product MTIPTSKAKKVILFQGDSITDGSRGRDEDPNHILGHSYAYIIGGKLGNERAEQNLVFYNRGISGDRISDLYARWNEDAIYLQPNIISILIGVNDLWRTMKGEPSGITDRFERAYRHVLEETGEVLPQTKLVLCEPFILNTGAPAEQWDEWKERITHYQGVVKQLAEEFNAVFVPLQEAFDAATRRIDPAYWLWDGVHPTAAGHDLIAGEWLKIVEKSGLLND